One Purpureocillium takamizusanense chromosome 1, complete sequence genomic window carries:
- the SMC3 gene encoding Structural maintenance of chromosomes protein 3 (COG:D~EggNog:ENOG503NWDY), with amino-acid sequence MYIKQIIIQGFKSYKDQTVIEPFSSKTNVIVGRNGSGKSNFFAAMRFVLSDAYTQMSREERQGLLHEGSGSAVMSAYVEIIFDNSDDRFPTGNKEVVLRRTIGLKKDEYSVDRKVVTKTDVMNLLEAAGFSRSNPYYIVPQGRVTALTNMKESDRLNLLKEVAGTQVYEARRAESLKIMNETNNKREKIDELLEYIKERLTELEEEKEELRGFQDKDRERRCLEYAYHHREQMTIQSTLEDIDSARQDGLDTTDSSRSEFLEGEKAISKIDHEIHKLQREIELLQIDRRQHEEDRRDSAKALAKIELKVKNLKEGQSAHEQAREQHATELESVMEDIAAKEAELAKIMPQYNEKKQEEVEARRQLDTAEAARSRLFAKQSRGSRFKNKSERDAWLRQEINELELTISAQKANKLEADEEVEKVEASIDQGEQEVADLRSRLANWSGDRTQLAEQVSQARHTLDKLNDERKLIRREDDKLNSVIANARQEKEQAEREMAQAVDGATARGLATIRRLKQDQEIPGAYGTLADLLEVNEAYRLPVEQTAGASLFHYVVDNADTATYLADTLYRQHGGRVTFMPLAQLRPRQINLPRSNDAVPLISKIKFEPRFERAFQQVFGKTVVCPNLAVAAQYARSHGVDGITAEGDTTNKRGAMTGGYIDPRKSRLEAVQAANRWREEFEALIAQSREIRNQIERKDQEITSAMSDVQKLEQRLRQAEDGFEPLKHELRTKSAHIENERAHLDAAIKRRDAVEKNMIGFMEEVSAHESEIGTDFKKSLTTAEERQLEELSAQAQQLQKQWNESSNARRQLEKTKQLLEMDLRQNLQMKLDQLNSQAFENSTSGSSAGSMKESQRELKKAQKVLQAVEASLEEVEGKMEQLVGRMEQISSDKAQREQVQNDISTRIERQQKRMEKTLQRKALLTAQAAECAKNIRDLGVLPEEAFDKYENMDAKVITSKLKRVNEALKKYKHVNKKAFEQYNNFTTQQDQLMKRRKELDESQGSIEELVEHLDRRKDEAIERTFKQVSKEFATIFGKLVPAGHGRLVIQRRTDRRQDLDESDEEARGSVENYIGVGISVSFNSKHLDEQQRIQQLSGGQKSLCALCLIFALQATESSPMVIFDEVDANLDAQYRTAVAGLLESISNEIGTQFICTTFRPEIVHVADKCYGVTFRNKTSSINCVSTEDALNFVEGQAKPT; translated from the exons ATGTATATCAAGCAAATCATCATCCAGGGCTTCAAGAG CTACAAGGACCAGACCGTCATTGAGCCCTTTTCATCCAAGACAAATGTCATCGTCGGTCGCAATGGATCCGGCAAGAGCAACTTCTTCGCCGCTATGCGTTTCGTACTCAGCGATGCGTACACGCAGATGAGCCGCGAAGAGCGCCAGGGCCTCCTTCACGAGGGCTCTGGGTCTGCTGTCATGTCGGCGTACGTCGAGATTATCTTCGACAACAGCGACGATCGCTTTCCTACGGGAAATAAGGAAGTTGTGCTGCGGCGTACCATTGGCCTGAAGAAGGACGAGTACTCCGTGGACCGCAAGGTTGTCACCAAGACGGATGTCATGAATCTGCTTGAAGCTGCTGGCTTCTCCCGGTCGAACCCGTACTATATCGTCCCACAGGGCCGCGTCACGGCCTTGACAAACATGAAGGAGTCGGACCGCCTCAATTTGTTGAAGGAAGTGGCGGGTACGCAGGTCTACgaagctcgccgagctgagTCGCTCAAGATCATGAACGAGACCAATAATAAGCGGGAGAAgatcgacgagctgctcgagtaCATAAAGGAGCGTCTGaccgagctggaggaggaaaaggaggagctgcgTGGGTTTCAGGACAAGGACAGGGAACGGAGGTGCCTGGAATACGCCTACCACCACCGTGAGCAGATGACGATTCAGTCCACGCTGGAGGATATCGACAGCGCCAGACAAGACGGACTTGACACGACGGATTCGAGCCGCTCCGAATTTTTGGAAGGCGAGAAAGCCATCTCCAAGATAGACCACGAGATTCATAAGCTACAGCGAGAGATCGAGCTCTTGCAAATCGACCGCCGACAGCACGAGGAAGACAGGCGCGATTCCGCCAAGGCCCTTGCGAAGATTGAGCTCAAGGTCAAAAACCTCAAGGAGGGTCAGTCGGCCCACGAGCAGGCCCGAGAGCAGCACGCTACTGAGCTGGAGTCGGTCATGGAGGATATCGCGGCAAAGGAGGCCGAATTGGCAAAGATTATGCCTCAGTACAACGAGAAGAAGCAAGAGGAAGTCGAAGCCAGGAGACAGCTTGACACAGCGGAAGCTGCGAGGTCGCGCCTGTTCGCCAAGCAGAGCCGAGGGTCCCGCTTCAAGAACAAGTCTGAGCGTGACGCCTGGCTGAGGCAAGAGATAAACGAGCTTGAACTGACCATCAGCGCCCAGAAAGCAAACAAGCTGGAGGCTGACGAGGAGGTTGAGAAGGTGGAAGCGTCCATCGACCAAGGCGAGCAGGAAGTCGCCGACTTGCGATCACGGCTCGCCAACTGGAGTGGCGACAGGACGCAACTGGCGGAGCAAGTATCGCAGGCCAGGCACACGCTAGACAAACTGAATGATGAGCGCAAGCTCATCCGCCGCGAAGACGACAAGCTCAACTCTGTCATTGCGAACGCCCGTCAAGAGAAAGAACAGGCTGAGCGAGAGATGGCACAGGCCGTAGACGGCGCGACTGCTCGTGGGCTGGCGACCATTCGCCGTCTCAAGCAAGATCAGGAGATCCCTGGTGCGTACGGCACGTTGGCCGATTTGCTGGAAGTCAACGAGGCGTACAGGCTACCCGTCGagcagacggcgggcgcaagCCTGTTTCACTACGTTGTCGACAATGCGGACACTGCGACATACCTGGCAGACACTCTTTATAGACAGCACGGCGGGAGAGTGACGTTCATGCCGCTTGCCCAGCTGCGTCCGCGCCAGATCAACCTGCCCCGCTCCAACGATGCGGTGCCCCTGATCAGCAAAATCAAGTTCGAGCCCAGGTTCGAGCGTGCGTTTCAGCAAGTCTTTGGGAAGACGGTGGTCTGCCCCAACCTGGCCGTGGCTGCGCAGTATGCGAGAagccatggcgtcgacggcatcaccgcAGAAGgcgacaccaccaacaaGCGCGGAGCCATGACTGGCGGCTACATCGATCCTCGGAAATCGCGCCTTGAAGCCGTACAAGCGGCCAACAGATGGCGTGAGGAGTTCGAGGCGTTGATTGCGCAGTCACGCGAAATCCGGAATCAGATCGAACGCAAGGACCAGGAGATTACAAGTGCCATGTCGGACGTGCAGAAACTGGAGCAAAGGTTGCGGCAGGCGGAGGACGGGTTCGAGCCGCTGAAGCACGAGTTGCGGACCAAATCTGCGCACATCGAGAACGAGCGGGCTCacctcgatgccgccatTAAGCGACGGGACGCTGTCGAGAAGAACATGATTGGATTCATGGAGGAGGTGTCTGCCCACGAAAGCGAAATCGGGACGGACTTTAAGAAGAGCCTGACCACGGCAGAGGAGaggcagctcgaggagctgagcGCCCAGGCGCAGCAACTCCAGAAGCAATGGAACGAGTCGAGCAACGCCCGCAGGCAGCTGGAAAAAACGAAACAGCTGCTTGAAATGGATCTGCGCCAGAACCTCCAGATGAAGCTGGACCAGCTGAACAGCCAAGCGTTCGAAAACTCAACatcgggctcgtcggcgggctccaTGAAGGAGTCCCAGCGGGAGCTTAAGAAGGCGCAGAAGGTTttgcaggccgtcgaggcaaGCCTGGAAGAGGTGGAGGGCAAGATGGAGCAGCTCGTTGGACGCATGGAGCAAATCTCATCGGACAAGGCGCAGCGCGAGCAGGTCCAAAATGACATCTCGACACGAATAGAGAGACAGCAAAAGCGGATGGAGAAGACGTTACAGCGAAAGGCGCTGCTaacggcgcaggcggccgagTGCGCCAAGAACATCCGAGACCTGGGTGTGCTGCCCGAGGAGGCCTTTGACAAGTATGAAAACATGGACGCCAAAGTG ATTACGTCCAAGCTCAAGAGGGTCAACGAGGCGTTGAAAAAATACAAACACGTCAACAAGAAGGCTTTTGAGCAGTATAACAACTTCACGACGCAGCAAGACCAACTCATGAAGCGCAGAAAGGAGCTGGATGAGTCGCAGGGGTCGATTGAGGAACTGGTCGAGCACCTGGATCGTcgcaaggacgaggccatcgagcGGACCTTCAAGCAGGTATCCAAAGAGTTTGCGACCATCTTCGGAAAGCTGGTGCCCGCAggtcacggccgcctcgtcatTCAACGCAGGACGGACCGCCGCCAAGACCTGGACgagtcggacgaggaggcacGGGGCAGCGTCGAGAATTACATTGGCGTTGGCATCAGCGTGTCGTTCAACTCGAAGCATCTGGACGAGCAACAGAGGATCCAGCAGCTTAGTGGCGGGCAGAAGA GTTTGTGCGCCTTGTGCCTGATTTTCGCGCTCCAGGCGACTGAGAGCAGCCCGATGGTCATctttgacgaggtcgacgccaATCTCGACGCGCAGTACCGCACGGCCGTGGCAGGTCTGCTCGAATCTATTTCCAACGAGATCGGCACGCAGTTCATCTGTACGACTTTCCGTCCCGAGATTGTGCACGTGGCAGACAAGTGTTACGGCGTGACATTCCGGAACAAGACGAGTTCCATCAATTGTGTCAGCACCGAGGACGCTCTCAACTTCGTTGAGGGACAGGCTAAACCGACCTGA
- a CDS encoding Poly(A)-specific ribonuclease (EggNog:ENOG503NX9X~COG:L) yields the protein MDVTARSFWQLLPSMLEAICAADYVAVDLEMSGIMTRDSLTTGEMSLEQAYARLRNAANTFSPVALGVTTVRFVESSYQAQTFTIPISTLVPCHTREDTQLASLLDRKLTFSSNSLRFLEVHGFDVNCAIGSGVPYLSREEMEILSERFLCSGGTTGDLIEESSLTPFDRSFCDHVGKTVRKWLASEPKLKSVLEIPEPRGGNLRRSTTSLVRQVVASEFPQCRCWRQHTGDAMSVVLRDEKKEYEIEQRETEAKVTSLAKNFGEWHEITTTAPADMYRSVMDLRGTDRL from the exons ATGGATGTCACCGCTAGAAGCTTCTGGCAGCTCCTGCCGAGCATGCTCGAGGCCATATGTGCGGCCGACTACGTGGCCGTGGACCTCGAGATGTCGGGTATCATGACCCGTGACTCGCTGACAACGGGCGAGATGTCGCTCGAGCAGGCCTACGCCCGCCTCAGGAACGCGGCCAATACCTTTTCTCCTGTCGCGCTGGGTGTCACGACGGTGAGATTCGTCGAGT CATCGTACCAGGCCCAAACCTTCACCATCCCCATCTCGACCCTGGTTCCGTGCCACACGAGGGAGGACACGCAGTTGGCTTCGCTGCTCGACCGCAAGCTCACATTTTCTTCCAATTCGCTTCGCTTTCTCGAAGTGCATGGCTTCGACGTGAACTGCGCCATCGGCAGTGGCGTGCCATATCTGAGCCGTGAGGAGATGGAAATACTATCCGAACGCTTCCTGTGCAGCGGCGGAACGACGGGAGATCTGATTGAAGAGTCCTCCCTGACACCCTTTGATCGTTCATTCTGTGATCATGTTGGAAAGACTGTCAGAAAGTGGCTTGCCTCTGAGCCAAAGTTG AAGAGCGTCTTGGAGATCCCcgagcctcgaggcggcaACCTCCGGCGTTCGACTACCTCACTTGTCCGCCAAGTTGTGGCGAGCGAGTTTCCGCAGTGTCGGTGTTGGCGACAGCACACTGGCGATGCCATGAGCGTAGTGCTCCGCGACGAAAAGAAAGAATACGAG ATCGAACAACGAGAAACTGAAGCCAAGGTGACATCGCTGGCCAAGAACTTTGGTGAGTGGCACGAAATAACGACTACTGCCCCCGCTGATATGTATAGGTCTGTCATGGATCTTCGGGGCACTGATCGGCTTTGA
- a CDS encoding Poly(A)-specific ribonuclease (EggNog:ENOG503NX9X~COG:L), which yields MGEFSVEISRLFPRIIDTKLLLRETVDPNVVDESLEEVFLVLQRQAYPFVEPAADGWGFTQHGDRKGFAHHAGYDSFMTAVVFLKLCCKRCRVMRRALGARDRGVPNAMDPADILQNKSWLSIVDGQLSAMDKYLSGDEIRIPEFDGEFFRSVRNKVRMSTAGVLFLSTYRPTITAPKKSSAGGRGSHDDNDDVFAVKTHKCETNDKPTTDVAAHQMWAVLKTDLSRFMSSLYDFDREFERPGALEKFHAMVDALDEDLEQTRGKIGSYLVGARGMGNSK from the exons ATGGGCGAATTCAGCGTCGAAATCAGCCGCTTGTTCCCGCGCATCATCGACACGAAGCTGCTGTTGCGGGAGACCGTCGACCCCAACGTGGTCGACGAAAGCCTCGAGGAGGTATTTTTGGTTCTGCAGCGCCAAGCGTATCCTTTCGTCGAACCTGCAGCCGACGGTTGGGGTTTTACGCAACACGGCGACAGGAAAGGGTTCGCGCACCACGCCGGCTATGACA GCTTCATGACCGCCGTAGTCTTTCTGAAGCTGTGCTGCAAGCGGTGTCGCGTGATGAGGCGCGCCCTGGGCGCCAGAGACCGCGGAGTGCCCAACGCAATGGACCCGGCCGATATCCTCCAAAACAAATCGTGGCTCAGCATCGTTGACGGCCAGCTTTCCGCCATGGACAAGTACCTTAGTGGCGACGAGATACGTATCCCCGAATTCGACGGGGAGTTCTTCCGGTCTGTGAGGAACAAGGTGCGCATGTCCACCGCGggcgtcctcttcctcagcACCTACCGGCCCACCATCACCGCGCCCAAGAAGAGCAGTGCCGGAGGACGCGGAAGTcatgacgacaacgacgacgtttTCGCTGTGAAGACGCATAAGTGCGAGACCAATGACAAGCCCACCAcggacgtggcggcgcacCAGATGTGGGCGGTGCTCAAGACCGACTTGAGCCGCTTCATGTCGAGCCTCTACGACTTTGACAGGGAGTTCGAGCGTCCCGGCGCGCTGGAGAAGTTCCACGCCATGGTGGATGCGCTCGATGAGGATTTGGAGCAGACGCGAGGCAAGATTGGAAGCTACCTCGTGGGGGCCAGGGGCATGGGTAACAGCAAGTGA
- a CDS encoding uncharacterized protein (COG:J~EggNog:ENOG503P021) yields MTASSRGRRALQSVLSTNAAAIPSSTCSRCAPGHARPWGRFYSSPATAETSSSTDPVPPPPPPPPPASSTRHAPPPYDVRSGLILTRAPLLTRRLHPFENAFFFYQKRLEERLNTPFITSIYFKPDTARRLDWNIKVQERQGTVAKELGVYKGKGARAWDDELKVGDELSSQESLLNSLLKDAETRVSDDAEVIAPEDVVPVERPAERETEADRTGDVRRLDRKLDRTLYLVVKGEDGAWGFPADVVPKDENLHDVRRPPFALFRVVNPLSRVSRALD; encoded by the exons ATGACGGCTTCCAGTAGAGGGAGGCGAGCTCTTCAAAGCGTACTGTCGA CCAACGCCGCAGCGATACCGTCGTCCACCTGCTCTAGATGCGCACCCGGCCACGCCAGGCCATGGGGCCGATTCTACTCTTCTCCTGCCACGGCCGAGACGTCTTCGTCAACTGACcctgtcccgccgccgccgccgccgccgccgccagcctcatCGACGCGCCACGCGCCTCCCCCCTACGACGTCCGGTCCGGGCTGATCCTCACGCGGGCACCGCTCCTGACGCGGCGGCTTCATCCATTCGAGAATGCCTTCTTCTTCTATCAGAAGCGGTTAGAGGAGCGGCTCAACACGCCCTTCATCACGAGCATCTACTTCAAGCCcgacacggcgcggcggctcgactGGAACATCAAGGTGCAGGAGCGCCAGGGCACcgtggccaaggagctgggcgtgtacaagggcaagggcgcccgcgcctgggacgacgagctcaaggtcggcgacgagctgagcAGCCAGGAGAGCCTGCTCAACAgcctgctcaaggacgcGGAGACGCgcgtcagcgacgacgcagaAGTCATCGCCCCCGAGGATGTGGTGCCTGTGGAGCGGCCCGCCGAGCgcgagacggaggcggaCCGCACGGGCGACGTGCGCAGGCTGGACCGGAAGCTGGACCGGACCCTATACCTAGTCGtcaagggcgaggacggcgcctGGGGATTCCCCGCTGACGTGGTGCCCAAGGACGAAAACCTCCACGATGTACGCAGACCCCCCTTTGCGCTATTTCGCGTGGTGAACCCCCTCTCTCGAGTGTCACGGGCTCTTGACTAA
- a CDS encoding uncharacterized protein (COG:O~EggNog:ENOG503NVSG), with protein MSEPEQCIICLDPLPRPSPTVNGSATDDATLTAAVAEAVSEDNNYLNIVAALDGCEHIIHDTCIRSWAQKTNTCPICREPFHTVRVYNGADGTAISVYDVQDKKQVAEFDVQQWLAQNPEPDEDEASNPCPICNSADREDILLLCDSCDAAYHTHCIGLDYIPEGNWYCMECAHLFQLADEPEGSEAGARSPRPQSVRRPSPRGIRGYHVRTRERLRRARRQARNVEWQGAWGQFAGRFFEMSDLDLDNHDDDEDLEQYRLFQQNDQRELQRWQQRLNIAQRLGAQEEFAPSIPPQISERLQPVPQPVEETRDERRAWGALDRAREAETPATNGSSRKRKPRSVTASPAEPAQEPERKLKRPRTRRLPTQPEASTSASSPATTAGPSTSRPANGVTLRNGPGRVETETPLVSSLLKELEPNAPSEDEAAVLTPTWRVPPEASSPALSPSPSNHSSPRALSLTPPPLPRTNGRESSPTSLSTHIEPRYPPANYSPSRPTSDNSDSDSRPGRAEVRPIELRQPRPRRPQQIRPRVEESSPTRLAMTHEEKKSINDIVRVALRPHWRSQKLTTEQYETINRAVSRKLYDEVKDAAALDDESRRAWEKRATQEVARAVAELQA; from the exons ATGTCTGAGCCTGAACAGTGCATCATATGTTTGGACCCTCTaccgcgcccctcgcccaccgTCAACGGCTCCGCCACAGACGACGCAACCCTgacggctgccgtcgctgaaGCCGTCTCCGAGGACAACAACTATCTCAACATCGtggccgcgctcgacggctGCGAACACATTATCCACGACACCTGCATCCGCTCCTGGGCCCAAAAAACAAATACCTGCCCCATCTGCCGCGAGCCTTTCCACACAGTCCGCGTCTACAATGGTGCCGATG GCACCGCAATCTCCGTGTACGATGTCCAGGACAAGAAACAGGTGGCCGAGTTCGACGTCCAGCAGTGGCTGGCTCAGAACCCCGAGccggacgaagacgaggccagCAACCCTTGTCCCATATGCAACTCGGCCGACCGGGAGGACATTCTGCTCCTCTGCGATAGCTGCGATGCCGCCTACCATACCCACTGCATCGGGCTAGATTACATCCCCGAAGGCAACTGGTACTGCATGGAGTGTGCTCATCTGTTCCAGCTGGCCGATGAGCCCGAAGGGTCGGAGGCCGGCGCTCGGTCGCCTCGCCCACAGAGCGTTCGCCGGCCCAGTCCAAGGGGCATTCGCGGGTATCACGTCAGAACCAGGGAGCGTCTGAGGAGGGCCCGTCGACAAGCACGCAACGTCGAGTGGCAAGGCGCCTGGGGTCAGTTTGCCGGCAGATTCTTCGAGATGagcgacctcgacctcgataaccacgacgacgacgaagacctCGAACAGTATCGTTTGTTTCAACAAAATGATCAACGAGAGCTGCAGCGCTGGCAACAGCGGCTCAATAttgcccagcgcctcggtgCCCAAGAAGAGTTCGCCCCGAGCATTCCTCCTCAGATTAGCGAGCGCCTTCAGCCCGTTCCTCAGCCGGTTGAGGAAACGCGAGACGAACGGCGAGCGTGGGGCGCCCTCGACCGGGCACGAGAGGCTGAGACGCCTGCCACCAATGGGTCGTCGCGGAAGCGGAAGCCTCGGTCTGTCACGGCGTCGCCAGCAGAGCCTGCCCAGGAGCCAGAACGGAAGTTGAAGAGGCCTCGTACCCGGCGACTACCCACCCAGCCCGAAGCATCAACatcggcgtcatcgccagCCACAACGGCCGGCCCCTCGACATCGCGGCCAGCGAATGGCGTAACTCTGAGAAACGGTCCCGGCCGCGTTGAGACGGAAACGCCTCTGGTTTCGTCGCTCTTGAAGGAGTTGGAGCCGAACGCCccgtccgaggacgaggcggcggtgttgACGCCGACATGGCGAGTGCCTCCCGAGGCGTCATCCCCGGccctctcgccctcgccatcgaaTCACAGCAGCCCCCGGGCGCTGTCCCTGActcccccgccgctccctcgTACGAACGGTCGGGAGTCGTCCCCAACTTCGCTCAGCACACACATCGAACCCCGATATCCACCAGCCAACTATTCCCCCAGCCGGCCGACCAGCGACAACAGTGACTCGGACTCCCGACCAGGTCGAGCAGAGGTTCGGCCAATAGAGTTgcgccagcctcgtcctcgtcggccacagCAGATTAGGCCGCGGGTAGAAGAGTCCTCGCCAACGCGGTTAGCCATGACGcacgaggagaagaagagcatcAACGATATTGTCAGAGTCGCTCTGAGACCGCACTGGCGCTCTCAGAAGCTGACAACCGAGCAGTACGAGACAATTAACCGTGCCGTTTCCCGCAAACTTTACGACGAGGTgaaggacgcggcggcgctagACGACGAATCCAGACGAGCGTGGGAGAAGAGAGCCACGCAGGAGGTGGCGCGAGCGGTTGCAGAGCTTCAAGCCTGA